gagttatctaccgatcaaacttaatttggtgtgtgcaaatgctgtcaaaatcgctctgaatgaaaatatttttttggacatcaaaacaaatgaatattttaccgcacttttgatttttaacaatgttttactataataagatttatgaaatttttagattttagaaaaatcccagcattagaaagttgaaaattacacctacaGTTTCGAGTCgagtttcccctagtttcgataGGCATATGTGTTGAAACCATCAAAATATGGTTGAAACCATTGAAACCTGATCGAATccaaggattttataaaatccctcttcaactcgtctcgaaaacctggGAAAccaagttaactcggtggtttcgacaagtttcggtcgagtttttgttccatgtACGATACCCAGATTGAGGGTCACctttaaattacaataaaaactggttttatttatattttttccctTGGTCAGTATCTCTAGATTGGCGATACCGATATGAATTAATCGTTCCGGCAGATATGATACCCATTCCTCAAATCATGGTGATGAGAcatcggtttttttttttttttttttttacatgagAATGAGAGGGTTAACATTAaccggaagaaaaaaaatgagagggtTAACAACAATAGAACAAATCAACAGCAGATCCCAACAAAAGTGAAAACTACTGTTAAACAAGAATATGCTATTGTGCTAGTCGCAAGGAGTTCTCATGagccttaggccatgtttggtaatggtctgaaaaaaaaacacctgttcttgactagaaaAGTTCTTTGGTGTTTGTGATCTGGAACGGCGTTCTATgactgaaaatgaccatttggTAACGATCTTAAGAATGTGTTCAGaatgaaaatggtgtttggAAAAACctattcttccctatttgatattaatcaCAATAATGCCAtcctcaccaaaaaaaatacatgtctCTCTTACATAATAAACCTAAATTAAAAATATCTCataaattttcatatttaacataaattaaaatatctaaTAAATTACTAAActtaacataaattaaaatatgtcaacTTATGGTTAATTAAATATGAAATTACAAGACTCCTTGAATCGAGTTACACAACCATGTACCCCACGGTACATATACTTAACAAGGCCAACATTCAATTAGTTACTTTGGCTAATGAGAAGACTAGAGAGGAATTTGGAGAGATTTGTGGAAGGCTTCATGGGTAGAGATCGGTATGGTCTCAAGCTTGCAATCACCTGGAATCAACTGTACCGAGTTAGTTTTGCTGCTTTCCTCTCTGGTGAACATGTTGATCAAGTGCAGCAGAACCCTTTCAAGATCCTCTTCATCAATCCATTCATGGACCTCTAGCTTGATAAGCAAGGGGTTACTGCAAATCAGCTCCCAGAGTGAGAAGTGCTTCCTTGGCATTACTCTGTCTCCTTCGCCAAGCTTCAGAATTGGGCAGTAATCGCTCTTTCCATCTCCAATGCAGATGAATTGTGTCTTCCCCTCTGCATATGTAGAAGCTTGCATCCTCTCCATCACCAGACTCTGTCAATAAAGGAGTGTTAAACCAAAGATAGTCTTGTCTGTCTATGAAGAATGTccacaaaggaaacaaaaagagTCTCCAGATCCCCTATAAAATTAAAAGTTCTTGATCATAGTCTAGTgaataacaaaagaaataatccaCTTTCATGCAATGGGTATATATTATACAGAGATTAGCAGATGACAGAGAGGATGAATTAAAATGCTATGGAACAATAAAAATCAGAAACTCTTCAATTATAACTGATTTCATACCAGAAAAAGGAAATGTAAAATCAACTAGTAGTGACGAAATTAGTAAAGAAAACTTGTAGCTCTTTACCTTACGTAACTACAGTTAGTTTAACTGAAGGAAAATTCTTCAATTTACTTGGCTTTGGCACCCTAAAATTATAAAGACTTTGACAAACGTTATTGCTCAGAGATAGACTACAAGAGGTCCATCGTTTCTTGCTTTCAAACAACATCAAACACACACAGAAGAACACAACTCCTCCTACACCAACCAATAGTGACAATCAAAATCAGGAACTCAATCATCTTAGTTCATTCAAGCTAAATTTTCCTCTCAAATCAAAGTCACAGATTAATAAATGTTAgaaatttgaacaaaaaaaggagaggactgaaagatggcctgagtcgaacgaaatcgttctgtccttaagacagtatttgcaccctcctaatcctgcaaagggttgcaacaaacctgcctcccaagataaatcaagaCGGACTGTAACTGGTTGCAGGGACAGtaacactgtgaagctatcagagatttttttttttttttgatatctggactgagagaattcgtggcccatttataggcccacaaggcctgttcggataggtcacacccattggctcatatggcttgacctgacaggtcatgactattgggctgggctcccttggctgttcgcgtgggctgcaactcttggggtcaatgttaaactaagggttgcactccctctttgatcagccaccgatccaacggtcggatcaatcctaagcaccctttgatcagacatCGTCGATCCCAAAAAGATTAAGGTGACATACTGCGATGATGAGCAcgtgcgaagtgcaaagtgcgccatcaaagtGCCACATTGTGCCTCACGCACGCGCACACGCACACGCGCTCGGACGGTTATCGTCCTCGCTCgtaagtgcaccgtacaatctcttctagcattacatgtgataataataactacttactactaacacatataaacccaatgagctttcctttcatagccgatgtgggactaaaagtccacatcaatattttgaaaaattccaacaatttcccccaatttttaaaataattgagccTCAGTCAATAAACTCTCTGTACTtctaaatcatacttacataaaggtgtctttcgacttgaaccTTTATGTTGTCAAAATACATTAGTACTTGTCAAAAACGAAGTAGCCGTagccttgaacttagaattttatagcgacaaatctaatatactagacatatgacttacttgaacatagtttcaataacacccgcacatttatggccttgtgctttcatcttaggttttcataagtgccttagagacaagctttgaatctcgcagaagcggccccacttcctgcacttatataggtgaatctaataaaatgcaATTGTATGACTTGCATTTCCTATAAGGCATAGACTCATTGAAGGACTAATCCTACCCTCTGTCGGtttctccatacaaacatgCACTACCTTGAGATGCCAAGAGATCTTAGCTCTACTAGTTGAATGCATAACCGGTTATTACTACAAGTGTTTTTCCATTGAACTAGTTGACTAGATGTTGGTCTAGTGTCTAGTTGGTTTCCACTTGCGGGTTACTtctcatttaaaagctttaaacccatctccctgGAAGTCTTCCATACCACATCCCTACCCAGGCCTTTTTTAAAGGGATCagccaaattttcctttgactttacataactaatagtcacaactcctttgatgagttgttctcttacatagctatgtcttaaactgatatgccttgactttccattgtagactttattataagcccttgataatgttgcttcattatcacaagatattgaTATAAAGGGTATTGCCTTAGGCCACGAGAGGAATCTCTCGTTAAGAGGTCCCTAAGCCATTCTCGCTTCCTTTATCGCCATTGCTAAAGCGataaattcagactccatagtggagtgtgaaactacagtctgtttcttggatccccaagaaattgatcctccacccaaggtaaatatccaaccacttgtgGACTTTGATTCATCGGATCCTGTGATCCAATTAGCATCTGTGAATCCTTCTAGTACTGCGGGAAAAtccttataacttaatgcataattcattgtgccctttaagtacttaagtactctagaaactgcattccaatgaatttgtccagggttatgagtaaatctactcaaaacaccaactgcaaaagctatatcaggacgagtgcactgcatggcatacattaagctgccaatgatactagcgtattccaattgagatatacaattcccttcattagaaattaatctaatagaatgatcatatggggtagcaactggtttacaatcctcatgattgaatttctttaatattttctttatgtaatgagactgtgttaaagaaatacaatcagaTGATCTAATaattttgattcccaaaattatatttgcttcacccatatctttcatatcaaaacacgAAGATAGGAAAGCCTTTGTCTCCAAAACAGTGCTTGTattagtaccaaagattaacatatcatcaacatataaacatattataacaccatgtccattcttgaatttagaataaacacatttattagattcatttattttaaatccatttgctacaaccttttggtcaaatttatcataccattgcttaggagcttgttttagaccatataaagatttgactagtttacaaaccttactttcctggcctttcaaaacaaacccttcaggttgttccgtgtaaacttcttcttctaaatctctatttagaaaagcagttttaacatccatttggtgtataacaagtttattaatcgatgctaaagcaattaacaatctaactgtactaattctagcaacaggagcatatgtatcgaaataatcaatgccttctttttgcttaaagccctttgctacaagcctagctttaaacttatcaatggtTCCATTAGCTTTAAGCTTTCGCTTAAAAATTCACTTACAACCAATAGATTTAAATCCAGGAGGTAAATCTATTAAAACCCATGTTTTATTACCCATGAgagaatccatttcatcatttatagcttctTGTCAAAAAGCAGAATCTTGACAattcatggcttctcaaaaagtcaatggatcatgatcaacattatacacacaagaatatgtaacttcatttctgtttccttctaccaagaattgataaaaatctggaccaaaggattttttcactctaactcttttacttcttctaagttcaacactctcattattctcagaatttgattgaacaatatcttgatcctccttgtttgtattttcattcttccgtttcctagagaatgaatcctcaaagaactcagcatctctagattccaaaattatattttggctaacggtctctgtagattccatcgttagaaatctataggccttgctatgttgggcatagccaatgaaaatacattcaattgccttttcacctaatttaggtcttttaggatCAGTTAATCTTACCAATGCTCCACATCcccatattttgaaatatccaagagaaggttttctcttcatccaatattcatagggagtgatattagtctttttatggggaatacggttaagtatatgacaagcagtcattaatgcttccccccataaattctttggtaagtcagaagtaagtaaaagtgtattcaccatttctgttagagtcctatttttcctttctgctactccattctgttgaggactatagggtgccgttgtttgatggataattccataaacttcacaaaaatcatcagtgGAGAAGTATTCTCTTCCCCTATCAGTTCAtaagattttaatcttacgATCCAATTGGTTTTTCACTTCggctttgtagattttgaatttctccaaagcctcatctTTAATCCTTAACAGATATACATATGTGTATTTTGAACAGTCATCTATAAAtgtgatgaaatatcttttaccacctctagttagaataccttctaactcacacaaatcagaatgtactaattctaagagttgtgtattcctttctactttcttaaaagatttcctagcaattttagacttgatgtatacagaacatttgtcatgactagaagatgtgcattctggtaataaacctaatttaaccatatttctcatgcacttataattaacatgcccaagtctagaatgccatgtatcaaaagtagaaataatgtaagcagaagatgagttttcattaatcatattaaatttatACATCCCGTTCGATGCATATCCTTTCCCAACATAAACTCCCCCTTTGGATACTATGATATTCCCTGACTCAAACaggattttaaatccatgtttgtcaagcaagcttacagacattaagttcttcctaatatcaggaacatgaagtacatcattCAAAATAAGCTTTTTCCCTGATGTGAGATTCAGAACCACTGTGCCTTTACCTATGACCTTAGTAGTTGAAGAATTTCCCATAAAGAGATCTTGTCCATCTGCTATAGgttcataaactttgaacaaATTCTTGTTCTTGGCAACATGTTTGGTTGCACCGGAATCgatccaccattcctcatcatcacccacTGCATATACCTCAGATATCATAGCAGCCCAGTCATCATTGTCAACCATGTTGGCTTggtccttttgttgcttctccttgataTAAACTCTGCACTGTTTCTTGAAATGATCGGCTTTTTTGCATTTCCAGCAAGCCGCTTTGGGGTTAATAAAtgtaccctttttcttctcagaAACAGTGCCTttcccatcatactttctcttcttgcccttagaagatgcattttctatgacatgagcctttggagatttttcctccaattcaagtttatctagtttgcgagaattctcttcaacttggatatatttaatcaactcttgcatagtcattgcatccttcttctatttcAACTCTTTTCGACAATCTTTCCAAGCAAAAGGTAACTTTAAAATAATAGATGACACTTGGAAAGATTCGTCAAGAGAATGACCCTCagagatgatttgattcatgagacCTTGCAACTCATAGGTTTGTGAAATAATAGACTTATCTCCTACCATCATATAATCAAACAACTTACTTATAAGAAACTTCTTGTTGTCAGCATcctcaattttgtactttttgtcgAGATCCTCCCATAGTTCTCTCGACTTGCTGTCTGTAAATTTGGGCTCATACACATCATAAAGTGTGTTTGATAACCCATTGAGGatgtagcccttgcacatgAAGTCGTCTTGCTCCCACTTTTGGCGCTACTGTTTCTGCACCGATGTCTCTCCACTTGAAGCTTCTGCAGTGGTGTCTGTCGGTGTCGGTGCTACTGGCTTCTCTTCGTTCAGGACATGAGCAAGTTTCAAAgcagtgaggaagaaatacatcttccctttccaacgtTTGAAAAATGACCCATCAAACTTCTCAAGTTTGCTTATCTCGTTCCCAGTTATCTTCATGATTGCAGTCTCCTCCATTGaacaaatactgtcttaagattgttagaaacctgaacaaaaaaaggagaggactgaaagatggcctgagtcgaacgaaatccttctgtccttaagatagtatttgcaccctcctaatcctgcaaagggttgcagcaaacctgcctcccaagataaatcaggcggaCTGTTACTGGTTGCAGGGACAGTAACACTGCGAAGCTAtcagagctttttttttttttatatatatctggactgagagaattcgtggcccatttataggcccacaaggcctgttcggatgggtcacacccattggctcatatggcttgacctgacaggtcatgactattgggctgggctcccttggctgttcgtgtgggctgcaactcttggggtcaatgttaaaccaagggttgcactccctcttCGATCAGCCAACGATCCAACGGTCGAatcgatcctaagcaccctttgatcagacaccaTCGATCCCAAAAAGATTAAGACGACATACTGCGATGATGCGCAcgtgcgaagtgcaaagtgTGCCATCAAAGCCCCAAATTGTGCCTCACGCACGCGCACGTGCACACCCACACGCGTACGCGCTCGGACGATTACTATCCTCGCTCgtaagtgcaccgtacaatctcttctagcattacatgtgataataataactacttactactaacacctataaacccaatgagctttcctttcatagccgatgtgggactaaaagtccacatcaatgaaaaattccaacaataaATCTATACCACTTTCTCCTACGCCCTAAAGTGCAGCAATCTTTACTGATTACTCTATGACAGAGTAGAGGGGAACGCGGCCCTGTCTCAGAATTTCACCCTCTGTGTTAAACAAGATTTACCAGAATCACAAAAACATAGCAAGACCCTTGAATCCAAGTATCCCCAGATCATAAAAACTTCCCAAGACACCATGAATCCAAGTATACACAGGTCACAAAAACTTCCCAAGACCccaaaatccataaaaaaaaaaaaaatacccacaAATCATACAAAATCCCTAAAATCCATACctaaaatagagagagaggtACAAGGCAGGAATATTATTGTTAAACCCCagaagatctttatctccctttcCGATTAGAATTCTCATGTACCAACAACATCGCAGAGTATGAAGCATGTGTGATTGGCCTCGAGGCTACCATGGCATTGggaatcaagaagttgaaagttTATGGGGATTCGTCAATCGTAAtctgtcaaactcaagggaGATGGAAGACAAAAGACGAAAAGCTAAAACCTTATCAAGAACACTTGGAGGGGATGATCAAGAACTTCGAAGAAATCACATTCGAGTATTTGCCAAGAGTCAACAACAGATTTGCAGATGCTTTGGCCACCCTCGCCTCAATGGTTGAGTGCAGCTCAAATACCCAAATCCAACCATTTCTGGTGGACAAGAGATGTGAGCCGGCATATGAAGAATCAGTGAATGTCTTGATAGCTGATGGGAAAGTGTGGTTCACACCCATAGTTGACTTCATCAGAGAAAGGAGGTATCATGAACATTTCACGATGGGAGAAAAGAAGCGGCTATGAAAGTATGCCATGCAATTCATGCTCCAAGGAGACTTGTTGTACAAAAGATCTTACGATGGCATACAACTGCTCTGTGTAGATgaggaacaagctcaaacaatcaTGAAAAAATCCATTAGGGAATCTGTGGACCGCGTATGAATGCCAGAATGTTTGCCAAGAAGATCCTAAGACTGGGGTATTATTGagcaaccatggaagaagattgtgccATGTTCGTGAGAAGATGCCACAACTGCCAAATATTTGCCAACGTTATCCACCATTCCTCCCATGGAACTCCATTCATTGAATTGTCCCTGGCCATTCTCCACATGGGGCATCGACATCATAGGGAAGGTGACACTGAAAGCGTCCAATGGACATGAATTCATTCTCGTCGCCATAGATTATTTCACTAAATGGGTGGAAGCACAAGCTTACGCCATCTTGACTGCTGCAAAAGTAGCAAaattcatcaaggaaaatatcatATGTAGATACAGAGTGCCACATGCCCTCATATCTGATCAGGGAGAACATTTCTTGGGAAAAATGGATAAATTTTGCGCCAGGTTTGGTATCAAGAGACACCGGTGCACGACTTACAGACCACAGACTAACGGAGCagtggaagcagccaacaaaaatgtcaaagtcatattgcaGAAAATGGCTGATACTCATAAAGATTGGGTAGACAAGCTTCCATATGCGTTATGGGCTTATCGGACGTCCATTCGAACTCCTACTGGGGCAACTCCTTTTTCATTGGTCTATATGGAATGGAAGTAGTATTACCTGTGGGAATCCAAGTACCATCCCTCAGAGTATTGATGGACTGGAAATTACccgaaggagaatggatgcaagaAAGGCATGATGAGCTCAACCTGCTAGATGAGAGAAGGATGAAAGTCATGGATCAGCTTAAAAAGTACAAACTCAGAATAGCGAGAGCCTTCAACAAAGGAGTTCGCCTGCGAAAcatcgaagaaggagatttggttcttcGGGCACCTGTCCATGACCCAAGTGGCAAGTTCAGGCCAAATTGGAGtggaccttatcaagtaaaGTAAATCCTAACTGGGCAAGCTGTTCAACTCGTGGATCTTGTTGGAGAAGACGTCAAGGGCCTTATCAACATGTACCAATTCAAGAAGTATTTTGTGTAGCCGTCAGGTCTACAtaaactacgtttgacctgattccttttcaaaggatacgtaggcaacttggcatgctcaagtgcgGTCACAACAACCCTTCATCAAGGGCATATTCCAAAACCCGCTACTCGGCAATTTCCTtcatccatccaaaaaaaatcccGTCGTCCAACAAAAATCTGCAATCCAACATCTACTCGTGTGTTACTAGtaggagctgactagtccttgagtccaaaaatatataaagaaaaagagaaaaagagagatcttTTCCAGTTTACTAAGGAGTTCTTTGGTGGGGTACATACAATATGCATTCCCCAAAGAAGGTAACTCTCGACGAGATTTTACGTAAATGGACCATAGACATGAGTTCGGAAGATCCAACCGCTTTGGAAGATGTATACCTACTAATCCTTGGAAGGATTATGTATGTGGAGATCCATCATGACATACTTTGGCAAGTAtaccaatgttgggatccaGAACTGCACGTTTTCAGATTTGGAGATGTGAAGATAACCCCCAcagttgaagaattttgagcttgcatgctctcaccGCAATCAGGAAGACTTTTTCGTCCCCCTCTACGCAACAGCTATGAAGAAGTTCTGCAAGATTTCTTCAGATGGCCCAAGAAGGAAGTCAAAAAGGTCATAGAATATGGCAGAGTTGACATTATGAAAGTAGCAAGAATCTTGTCCAAGTAGGAAAGTGTCGAAAAAACTCAACAAGAGAATAGGATGAAagcatatttattttacatgatTGGGAGATACTTGCTGCGCACCCCGAGAAAAGGTATTCTCCCTGTAATGGCCGACATTGTTTAGCAACTTCTAGAAGTATGTGATATCACCCTACAGTGCTAGTTGAGACTTTCAAAGGTCTGGATGACATGAGTGCTTCCCAAAAATATGGCACAGATTATTGTGTAGGATCCCCTGCAATTTTACAAGTGTGGCTGCTGGAAAGGCTACGATTGGTCCAATCAATACCCGACGCCACGCTGCACTTGAAGTACTTCTGAATCTGAAGAGAAACGATAGAGTTTCATGTGATCAAGGATTGgaggaaatatttggaagaaagaatggacGAGACGATTCAGTGGAACTACCATTGGTGGAATACAGAAACCCCAGCCTTCAAAATTCAGGATTATGATTATGTgtggttgatgggtttgacTCATACCACCTTCTACCTACCTCATCTTGCAATCATGCAATGTCATTTGGCTTTGAAGGAAGCAATGATGAAGTTTCGACCACTAGAAGAGTTAACGACGAAGATCGTAAATCTACTAGATGAATTGTGGATGAAATATGTAATCGAGGGGTGACCTCATTGGATTATGTTTTGTTTTCATCATTCTCTTTTCCATTGTCGTACCCTCTTTTCTGTTGCCATACCATTTCCATGCATGTAACAATCAAGGATTAAATGAAAAACGTTTGggattgtgccttgcaaagaAAAAAGTAATTTTTTCAAGGTAATTAACCTACTCTGTtcataagacaaaaaaaaaaaaatacaacatcTAAAATTCAAACAACACTCTAAAATCCATAGAACCTAAAAATCCATACAAAAAAAGAGTATGTTCAATaactggggagggggagaaagctAATTCTCGCCGCCAAAGGATGTGGCCTCGCTATCGGCCACCAGGATGAGCTCGTAATCACCATCGTCAccgtcatcatcatcgtcatcatcaccCCACGCCGGGGATGGCGATCGCAAGAGTCCTGCATGTGCTAGCTGCCTTCGAAGGCACCTGTTCTCCTCAGAATACCCCTGACAGTATTGGTCGAAGTGGTCCCGAGATTCCCTCATCTCGTTGAGTTGATCGCTCTAAAAGAGAAAGGGACCGAGATTACttcaagaaaagggaaaagattccaaagaaagaagggaaaatgtcAAAAGATACAGAAGAGGAATTACTCACCAACCGCTGGATGTCACATATCCTATCATGGAACTTTTCGTCCACACTCGCCTGCATCCAGCACATGTCGGCGTATCTCTTAGTACTGATCTGTTATGATGATACCGAGCAAAGGTCAGCCAAGACCAAGGAATTAATCataaagtgaaaaagaagagaagaggtaaCTTACCCCAGCAAAAGGAATCGGGAGTCCCAAGTCATGATCAGAAACTCGGCAAGTGGGGAGGACGGTCTGGAGACTGATATCAAACCTAGAAGGGATGGCCCACCCCCTGTACCCTGGGATGAGATCGCCCATCTACACGATAGGCAAGTCAA
The Telopea speciosissima isolate NSW1024214 ecotype Mountain lineage unplaced genomic scaffold, Tspe_v1 Tspe_v1.0461, whole genome shotgun sequence genome window above contains:
- the LOC122648098 gene encoding uncharacterized protein LOC122648098; amino-acid sequence: MALGIKKLKVYGDSSIVICQTQGRWKTKDEKLKPYQEHLEGMIKNFEEITFEYLPRVNNRFADALATLASMVECSSNTQIQPFLVDKRCEPAYEESVNVLIADGKVWFTPIVDFIRERRYHEHFTMGEKKRL
- the LOC122648097 gene encoding inorganic pyrophosphatase 2-like, yielding MERMQASTYAEGKTQFICIGDGKSDYCPILKLGEGDRVMPRKHFSLWELICSNPLLIKLEVHEWIDEEDLERVLLHLINMFTREESSKTNSVQLIPGDCKLETIPISTHEAFHKSLQIPL